The DNA region CTGCTACTGACGCCTCATTCCTCAAGCCTGCCAATACCATTTTCTGCTTCTCTTCTGCGCTCCATTTCTTTCTTGCCATCTGCTTCCTCCTTCCGGAGGACTAACTTACCAGTTGTTCCTAATTTCGTCAAACCCTACATCAGGTCTTTCTTCTTGCATCCCTCTTTTTTCTCCCATCAATCATATCTATCCCTCTAAAAATTAACTAATAATAATACGTTATCGCTATGAAAAACAAGAATTATCTGTGTGCTTTGTTATTGAAACAAGGGGAGCGACTTCGCCGCGACCAAAAAGTCTATTTCAAAGGTTCAATCTTTCTGGGGATTTGATAGCTGCGTATCTCAGGCATGTGTCAGTTGGGCGGTGATTTTGGTTCCGGTTAATTCGGCATAAAGAGAATCCGGGCATAAATCAATGCCGCCCGGCCATGCCACTGTATGACTCACAGGATCGATGAAAGCAGCTTCAAAAACTGCGCGGTCTTTCCAAACTGAAAAAACACCCTTACCGGCAACATCGGACAAATCAACAACACCTTCAACATTATCCGAAAATTTTATCCAAATCCGGAATCCTTCAAGCGTCCTAACATCTGTTATCTTATGCATAAAACACCTCCGGCATAACTACATTTTATCATATCCTGTTTTATAATTTTTAACAAACTTTCATATTTCCAAAAACCACTGTCACCCTTTCCAATTCCTATATCAACACCAGTTCTTCTGAATATTTCCTGAATAATTCAAGGCCCTTTTTATGCTCGTCTCCGAAGTCATAGGAAATCTGCTTCCAGTAAGATATAAGTTCGCTCTCTGTCAGGATACCTTTAAGCGGTGATTCCGAGGCAATCATCTTGAAGTTTTCCAATGCGCGTTTCTTTGACCTGTTTAAATCGCTCTTGAATCTCTTCAGGAGTTCAGCCTTTTCTTTGCAGCAGTCTTTCTTGTAAATCCAAAGCGCATAAGTAAAAGGCAGTCCTGTGTGCTTTTGCCATAGCTCCCCGAGGTCATAAATATAAAAAAGTCGGGAGTTTTTATTTTCACTTTTCACTTTTAACTTTGAATTTTGAATTTTGAATTTCTTAACTGCTTTAAGCGCATCGTCGCCGATTAGAAGATACGCCTCTGCTGCAGAGGGCAGCGAATTTAGATGAATATCCGCAGTCTTTAAATCGCATTTCACTTTATAAAATCTTTCAAAAATAATTCTCAGCAGGGCAACAGACGTCTCAGACTGAGACGATGTCAGAACCGGCAATCCGTTTAATTCCTCTATTGGTTTTCTGCTGAGAAGGATGATGCTTCCGACAGGGCCCATTGAACTTATTGAGTGGTTCTCTATAATTGCATACTCATCGTTGTATTTCAAATATTCTATGGATGATGAAGGACTGACATCAACCTCTCCAGTACGGAGCATATGGTTGAGGGCAGAAGGCACACCCTCTATAAATTCATATTCCGAACAATCGCATTCCCTCTCAAGGATATAAAATATCGGGAATAAATTTGCATAAGGAATTTTGCCTATCCTGAGTTTTTTATCCGCCATGTATTTGCCAAAACATGCTATAGGGTATCAGTTTCCATATCTATAATGTCATTCCGCACTTGATGCGGAATCCAGCACCATTCTACTTTCTGGATTCCTGCTTTCGCAGGAATGACAAAGAAAAACATGTCATCATTTTTACCCCAAAACAAAACTTTGATAAATTCTTTTATTAAAGATACTTTCTGATAATTTCCATGTTCAGATTTTTTAAGACTGTTTTCTCAAACGCCTCATCCGACATATCATCAAGGTAAGGGAAAATACCGATAAGCGGGACAGGACTCAACCGTTCTATAACCTGAGGGTTCGTCTTTTCTGCCATGCTGCCTTCGGACTGATAGGGATAATTAATAATTATACCCGCGACCTTAAGTCCTTCTTTCAGCGCATAATTCACTGTAAGCAATGTATGGTTTATTGTTCCGAGTCCCGGCCTTGCAACAACAACCAGCGGAAGCCCCATTTCTCTGGCAAGGTCCAGAACAAAGTAATCTTTGCTTATAGGCACTAATAATCCTCCAACCCCTTCGACAATAATTGCCTGATACGTCCTTCCAAGCTTATCAAACGCTCCTCGTATCCTGTTAAGATCAACTGTTGTTCCTTCCATTTCAGCAGAAACCATCGGCGCCAACCCATGTTCAAAACAGCAGGGGGTTATATGGCTTACTGTCTCGTCCATATGTGCAATTTCTTTCAGGAACATGCCGTCAGAAGGCACCATTACGTTTCCTTCTCTGGTACAGCCTGTTTCAACGGGCTTCATACCGCACGCCTTCACCCCAAGAAGACCAGCAGCTTTTATCAGCGCTGCTGCAACTACGGTTTTTCCAACGCCTGTGTCAGTCCCTGTTACAAAAAAACCCTTCATACAATCCTGCTATCAAGACAAAAAACCTGTCCTGTTATATTATCCGTCGTCAAGAGATAAACAATAAACCCTGCCGTATCCTTCGGACCGGATAATTTCCCTGTAATGCTCTCCATCTTTGCCGTCGTCATTGCCTTCTCAGATGCCTTTCCCATTTCAGTCTGCATATATCCCGGAAGCAGCGCATTAACTCTGATATTGTATTCAGCAAGCTCTTTCGCCGCAGTATAAGTCAGGCCGAGAACCCCTGCCTTTGATGCGCTGTATGCCACCTGCCCCTCTCTTCCTTTAAGCCCTGAATACGAGGAGATATTTATAATATGGCCGCCTCCTGATTTTATCATAAAATGAGAGAATACCCTGATAGTATTGCAGCATCCTTTAAGATTTACCCTCAGAACCTCGTCCCATTCTTCCTCTTTCAGTTTAATCATCAAATTGTCTTTTGTTATCCCGGCGTTATTTACAAGGACATCCACCCTTCCCCATTTCTCGTAAACCGCCTCTGCCATTTTTTCAACATGCTTTATGTCACCGACATCAGCTTTTATTAATAGCGTATCCGAGGCAATCTCATCAGCCACTTTAGCCGCCTCTTTCTCTGATGAAAGATAATTCACGGCGACATTGTAGCCGCTTTTCCCGAGCGTAATGGCAATCTCTTTTCCAAGCCCTCTTGATGAGCCTGTGACTACTGCAACACGCAATATTATTCCTCCAATCTCAGGATTTTAGCATATCACAAAAACTTGCAGATTATAGGGAAATAATGTAACTTTAAGCAGTAATATCAAAAGGAGAATTTATTATGAAAACCCTGTGGGCGCCGTGGAGAATGGAATACATACTCGGACAAAAAGAGCCTGAGTGCATATTCTGTTCTTATCCTAAGAAAAACAAGGACAGGGAAAGCCTTATCCTCTACCGCAGTTCCCATAACTTTGTGATGATGAATAAATACCCTTACAACAACGGGCATATTATGGTCGTTCCCTACATCCACACTTCAACACTGGACGGATTTGCTGACGAAGTCCTGCTGGACTTCATGAAGGTCACACAGCATTCCCTTAAATGTCTCAAGGAAGCATTCAGGCCTGAAGGGTTTAATATAGGGATTAATATCGGCGCTGTTGCAGGAGCGGGAATGGAAGAGCATGTCCATCTTCACATGGTGCCGCGATGGGCCGGTGATACGAGCTTTATGTCAGTGCTCGGTGAGATACGCGTAGTCCCCGAACACATAATGGAGACTTACGACAAACTGTATCCGGTATTTAATAAATAGATTATTTCTCTTTCTTCTTTGCCTCGTCCCAGAGCTTATCCATCTCCTCAAGCGTCATATCAGAGAGGTTTCTCTTCTTATCTGCTGCCTTCATCTCTATATAGCGGAATCTTGAGATGAACTTGCTTATGGTCTTTCTCAGAGCGTCCTCAGGGTTGACGCCCACAAACCTTGAAATATTCACAAGCATAAAGAATATGTCTCCAAGCTCATCCTCTATCTCCGGTTGTTTTTTATTCTTAAGCGCTTTTCTAAATTCTTTTAATTCTTCATTCATCTTTTTAAAGACATCCTCTGTCTTTTCCCAGTCAAACCCTACTCTTGCAGCTTTTTTCTGAAGCTTGTGCGCCCTCAGAAGTGACGGCAGCGCCTTCGGCACTCCTTCAAGAATAGATTCTTTATGTTTTCCCTCTCTCTTCTTTTCTTCATCCCACCGCTTTCTAAGCTCTTCCTTATTTTTATATTTCGCCTTTCCAAATACATGAGGATGGCGCCTTAACATTTTCCAGCTTATCTTTTCTATAACATCATCGAGATCAAATTCATTCCTTTCCTTTGCAAGCTGGCAGTGAAAGACTATCTGAAACAGGAGATCTCCAAGTTCTTCCTTTATTTTCTCACTATCTCCTTCATCCAGAGCCTCAAGGACTTCATAAGTTTCCTCAAGAAGAAAGGGCTTAAGAGAATCCCTCGTCTGCTCCTTATCCCACGGACACCCCTTATCCCCGCGGAGAGCGGACATTATATCAACGAGCTTTTTAAGATTCGTCATCTCACTATGATAGCAGATTAATTAAATACCTTTCAGAAGGCTGTGTTTGAATTGAGACAATCCATGCCATCGAACCCTTTGAGCGGCATCAGAGAATTTTTGGTAACAAATCTCGGCGAAGTGGAAGATAAGCAATTTCAACTGTCTGAGTTCCCCGACTATTTCGGGGAACGAGTTTTGAAATTGCCTGTAACAAGCCATAGATTTGTCAAAAAGTCTCTGCAAAAAGCGAAAAGGTGTTCGTTGGCAGTGTAGGAGCTCTTCCCGAAAGACAGGCGCAGCCTTCTCAACAAAACTCATTGACATTAAGACGCTGCGGATTTATTCTTAATAAAGAGGAGGGCAGAGAAATGAAACACATACATAAATACACATCAGTTTCCCATCCCGGCCTTACATCCGAAGCAATGTCTCTTGGCATCAAAGCGGCAGAAATCAGAAAATGCGAATCCTGTCAGAAAGAAATGACGTTTATCCAGACAAAAAAGGATAAATGGATTCCGCTGTTTAAAGATGAAGCTGCTGACGAACAGAATATACTCTTAGCGTAAGACACGGCTTCAGTGCACCGAACACGAAAAACATGGGTCATACGCCCGCACGAGCATCTCGCACATGAGAATCAGTTCCTCTTCCGGCTTATCTATATTTTCAGTCACAAGCTTTTTGAGAGACTCTTCAAGATTAAGAAAGTTGTGCGCTGTCGGCGTTACGATATTTGCCTTTGTTATTACTCCTCTCCCGTCTATCTCGTAATAGTGATAAAGCATCCCGCGCGGCGCCTCTGTCAAAGCAGAGCCGGCGCCTTCCCTAACCTTAAAATCAGCAAAATAATTTTTTACTGATTTTAACGAAAGCCCTCTGAGAAGTATGGCGCACTCCTGTAAAGCATGGACTATCTCAACGGCCTGTGCAAGATTATTAAGGAAAGGGTTGCCGCCTCCTGTAAAACCAAGGTCCTCCGAAGCCTTTTTTGCATCAGGCAAGAGATTATCAAATCCGAGATTAATTCTTGAAAGCGCTCCTGCCATAAGAGAGCCTCTATCCTTTAGAATTGTCCTCTTTGCATTTGAGTAAGGAACTTCGTCCTCAATAAAATAAGATGCGTATTCATGCTCTTTGATATTTAGTCCCTTTGTTGATGAAATCATGCCTCCGTTTATCGCATATTCACCTTTACCTTTCAGCGCCACGAACTCCGCATGATTTTCCAGAGCAGGGCATTTAAGTTCTGATGCCATCTTTAATGTTTCAAGAGCATCCCCATGCAGAGATTCAAGCTCCCATGCAGCTTTCTCTGTATCAGCTTTTGACGGAACCTTTGTAAACCCGCCGACAACCATTGAAACAGGATGCAATGCCCTGCCGCCGAAAAGGGCGGTAATGCTGTTTGCCGCTTCCTTTAATCTCAGGAATCTCTTAATATCTTTCTCAAAATGCGGCAGCATCTCCACTACGGAATTAAGCCTGAAAAAATCCGGAAGCGCAAGGATATAAAGGTGCGCAAGATGGCTTGAGAGAATCTGGCTCAAGGCAAGTATCTTTCGTATTCTTTTAACTTCAGGAGAAGGCGTCAAACCGAACGCATTTTCCATTGCCCTTATCGCTGTCGTCATGTGGGATACAGGACATATCCCGCATATCCTTGCAACTATGTCCGGAACCTCGTCAAATTTCCTTCCCACAAGAAAACCCTCAAAGAAACGCGGAGGCTCCCAGATATTAAGCCTGAGTTCTTTGAGTTTTCCTTCCTCTATCTCAAGCTTTACAGAGCTCTCACCCTCAACGCGGGCTATGTAATTTATATCAATCTTCATACACCATCTCAACTGCTTTTCTGAACTCAATTGTATCAGCGCCAAACTCTGTAAACTTCCTTATGATGTCATCCCGCGATATTCCCATTGCCTTGAATTTTTTCGCAAGCCCAGGGGCATTCGCCTGCTTCATGGGCCCGAAGCATGAATAACACGCCCTGTTCATTGAAGGACAGAGCGCGCCGCAGCCTGCATTTGTCACAGGCCCCATACACGGCATATCATCTGCAATTAAAACGCATATATTGCCTTTCAGCTTGCACTCAATGCAAACGCTGTACTGAGGGAAATCAGGCTTCCTTCCTGTCAGAACAGATGTCAGAGCCTCGTATAAATCCCTCTCAACTGGAGGGCATCCGCGTATATAACCATCCACTTTCACATACGCATCAACTGCATGGGGTTTGATTGAATGTATTGAAGAGAGATTTTTATAAACTCTCTTCTCGACCTCCAGTTCCGGCGATGTTGCCTTTATAGCCGGAATGCCGCCAATTACCGCGCATGAGCCTATCGCAAAAAGCTTTTTGCTATGCTCTCTTATCATCTTCAGCTCATCAACCTGCCATGCCTCTGTTATTGTGCCTTCAACAAGGGCTATGTCAAACGGCCCTTCAGGTATGCCTTTCCGTGAAAGCAGTTTTATAAATACAAAATCAAAACTCGCAAGCACTTCAGGAACATGTTTCTGCACATAGGCAAAAAAATAAGAACAGCCCATGCAGCATGAATACTTAAAGAATCCAAGCCTGAGTTTATTCATAACTTACAGCACCCCGTCCGGCAGCCCGCGCACTTCTTTATATGAAAATACAGGGCCGTCCTTGCACACAAATAAACCCGAATGCTGGCAGTGCCCGCACTGGGCAATACCGCACTTCATCCTTCTTTCAAGCGATACATAAAGCGATGACTGTGACATGCCATGCATCATAAGCCCCCTGCATATAAAACGCATCATTATCTCAGGCCCGCAGACAAAAGCAATGACCCTTTCAGGCTTTATCTTTACCCTGTCAAGCAAATCAGTAACAAGTCCGACATTAATCCCCCCTGACCACTCTTTAGTAAAGGGGGGATGGGGGGATTTAGAGACATCAGAGACCTCGTCCACGGTTATATAGAGTGAAATATCTTTCTCCCAGATTTTGAACTCATCCATAAAAAGCATATTTTTTTCATTTCTTGCGCCATATATAAGGCTCACATCTCCGAATGATTCTCTGCTGTTTAAGATTAAATGAATAACAGGCCTGAGCGGTGCAAGCCCCAAACCTCCTGCAATGATGAGAACATCCCTCTTCTCTGCCTTCTTAACAGGCCAGCCCCTGCCATAGGGCCCCCTGAAGAAAAGCTCATCCCCCTTTTTAAAATCCTTCAAAAAATCCGTCACTCTTCCTACGGACTTTATCGTGTGTTTAAAAGAGCCGTCTCGCAGAGTCGAGTCTCCGACCTGCATAATTGCGCTCAGGGAAATAGGCGCCTCGCCGACACCCGGGTAACCTATCATATTAAACTGACCCGGTTCTGCGACAAATGAAAACTCTGTTGAGAGTGTGTATGTCTTAACTCCCTCTGCCTCCGGCCTTATATCCTTAATTATTGCTTTTATTGGTGTTAGCGGGTTTTTCAACTTTTAACCTTTAACTTTTAACTTTGAATTTTTGTATCTCTTTTGTTATCTCTGTAAGGTCAATCCCTGTCGGACACCATGTTATGCATCTGCCGCACCCGACAGTTCCCAAAACTCCGTACTGATTTGTCTGTCCTAACTTATGAGTAACAAACTGTCTGAGCCTTGCAGCCCTCCTCTGCCTGAAATTGCCTCCATGGACTTCCGCAAATTTCATATCCTGACATGCATCAAAACACCTGTATCTTGTTACAGTCTTAAGATCCATGCTCATCTCATCTCTCAGGTCATAACAGAAACATGTCGGGCATACCATGACACAGTTTGCGCATGAGAGACATTTCTCTTCCGCTGTCTGCTGCCAGATATGGTGCTCCATGTTCTCCGCAAAAATATTGTCAAGCCCTGAAACATTTATATTTTTTTTAAATTTACCATGCATTGATTTTTCCTTTTCTGCTTTAAACCTCATCTCATCCTGTCCTGCGCCTCTGCCTTCAAGCCCGAATAATTCCTCTGCTTCTCTGCTTTTTATCTCTACGAGATATTCGCTTTCAAAATTCGTTAGGAGCATGTCATAGCCTCCTGCTGCGTGAAGAAAAGGCCCGGCGCCGACCGATGAGCAGAAGCAGTTCTCTGAGACGCGTGCGCAGTTCAACGAGATGATTAGAGTATTTTTCCGCCTTGCTTCATAGTGCGGGTCTTTAAATGTACGAAGAAAGGTCCTGTCAAGGTAGAGTATTGCATTCACATCGCAGGGATGCACTCCTGTAATTATCTGCTTTTCTGCAATTGGAGCAATTTCATCTATTGTTATCTTCCCATTCATAGCAAATCTGAAAAGCTCTTCATTCGGTTTATAGAGAAAAAGTTTTCCGGGAGAGAGCATGGTGGTTTCATATTCCATAAAAAGCTCTTTCGAAGAATCCACTTCTTTGAAAACAGCATGCCTGCCTGTTTTTGTAGGCCCTATGAGCTTGTAATCTTTCTTCAAAGAATCAAGCCACAGGAGAAAAGCCTTTTTGGGAATCAGACGTTTAAATTTTTGGAAAGTGCGTTCCCCAGTCATACCATTTCCAGACATCCCTTGTCAGGTCTTTATATTCGG from Nitrospirota bacterium includes:
- a CDS encoding DUF2442 domain-containing protein — encoded protein: MHKITDVRTLEGFRIWIKFSDNVEGVVDLSDVAGKGVFSVWKDRAVFEAAFIDPVSHTVAWPGGIDLCPDSLYAELTGTKITAQLTHA
- a CDS encoding menaquinone biosynthesis protein; protein product: MADKKLRIGKIPYANLFPIFYILERECDCSEYEFIEGVPSALNHMLRTGEVDVSPSSSIEYLKYNDEYAIIENHSISSMGPVGSIILLSRKPIEELNGLPVLTSSQSETSVALLRIIFERFYKVKCDLKTADIHLNSLPSAAEAYLLIGDDALKAVKKFKIQNSKLKVKSENKNSRLFYIYDLGELWQKHTGLPFTYALWIYKKDCCKEKAELLKRFKSDLNRSKKRALENFKMIASESPLKGILTESELISYWKQISYDFGDEHKKGLELFRKYSEELVLI
- the bioD gene encoding dethiobiotin synthase; translation: MKGFFVTGTDTGVGKTVVAAALIKAAGLLGVKACGMKPVETGCTREGNVMVPSDGMFLKEIAHMDETVSHITPCCFEHGLAPMVSAEMEGTTVDLNRIRGAFDKLGRTYQAIIVEGVGGLLVPISKDYFVLDLAREMGLPLVVVARPGLGTINHTLLTVNYALKEGLKVAGIIINYPYQSEGSMAEKTNPQVIERLSPVPLIGIFPYLDDMSDEAFEKTVLKNLNMEIIRKYL
- a CDS encoding SDR family NAD(P)-dependent oxidoreductase, with translation MRVAVVTGSSRGLGKEIAITLGKSGYNVAVNYLSSEKEAAKVADEIASDTLLIKADVGDIKHVEKMAEAVYEKWGRVDVLVNNAGITKDNLMIKLKEEEWDEVLRVNLKGCCNTIRVFSHFMIKSGGGHIINISSYSGLKGREGQVAYSASKAGVLGLTYTAAKELAEYNIRVNALLPGYMQTEMGKASEKAMTTAKMESITGKLSGPKDTAGFIVYLLTTDNITGQVFCLDSRIV
- a CDS encoding HIT domain-containing protein, yielding MKTLWAPWRMEYILGQKEPECIFCSYPKKNKDRESLILYRSSHNFVMMNKYPYNNGHIMVVPYIHTSTLDGFADEVLLDFMKVTQHSLKCLKEAFRPEGFNIGINIGAVAGAGMEEHVHLHMVPRWAGDTSFMSVLGEIRVVPEHIMETYDKLYPVFNK
- the mazG gene encoding nucleoside triphosphate pyrophosphohydrolase; protein product: MTNLKKLVDIMSALRGDKGCPWDKEQTRDSLKPFLLEETYEVLEALDEGDSEKIKEELGDLLFQIVFHCQLAKERNEFDLDDVIEKISWKMLRRHPHVFGKAKYKNKEELRKRWDEEKKREGKHKESILEGVPKALPSLLRAHKLQKKAARVGFDWEKTEDVFKKMNEELKEFRKALKNKKQPEIEDELGDIFFMLVNISRFVGVNPEDALRKTISKFISRFRYIEMKAADKKRNLSDMTLEEMDKLWDEAKKKEK
- a CDS encoding Ni/Fe hydrogenase subunit alpha; translation: MKIDINYIARVEGESSVKLEIEEGKLKELRLNIWEPPRFFEGFLVGRKFDEVPDIVARICGICPVSHMTTAIRAMENAFGLTPSPEVKRIRKILALSQILSSHLAHLYILALPDFFRLNSVVEMLPHFEKDIKRFLRLKEAANSITALFGGRALHPVSMVVGGFTKVPSKADTEKAAWELESLHGDALETLKMASELKCPALENHAEFVALKGKGEYAINGGMISSTKGLNIKEHEYASYFIEDEVPYSNAKRTILKDRGSLMAGALSRINLGFDNLLPDAKKASEDLGFTGGGNPFLNNLAQAVEIVHALQECAILLRGLSLKSVKNYFADFKVREGAGSALTEAPRGMLYHYYEIDGRGVITKANIVTPTAHNFLNLEESLKKLVTENIDKPEEELILMCEMLVRAYDPCFSCSVH
- a CDS encoding oxidoreductase, whose protein sequence is MNKLRLGFFKYSCCMGCSYFFAYVQKHVPEVLASFDFVFIKLLSRKGIPEGPFDIALVEGTITEAWQVDELKMIREHSKKLFAIGSCAVIGGIPAIKATSPELEVEKRVYKNLSSIHSIKPHAVDAYVKVDGYIRGCPPVERDLYEALTSVLTGRKPDFPQYSVCIECKLKGNICVLIADDMPCMGPVTNAGCGALCPSMNRACYSCFGPMKQANAPGLAKKFKAMGISRDDIIRKFTEFGADTIEFRKAVEMVYED
- a CDS encoding FAD/NAD(P)-binding protein, whose amino-acid sequence is MKNPLTPIKAIIKDIRPEAEGVKTYTLSTEFSFVAEPGQFNMIGYPGVGEAPISLSAIMQVGDSTLRDGSFKHTIKSVGRVTDFLKDFKKGDELFFRGPYGRGWPVKKAEKRDVLIIAGGLGLAPLRPVIHLILNSRESFGDVSLIYGARNEKNMLFMDEFKIWEKDISLYITVDEVSDVSKSPHPPFTKEWSGGINVGLVTDLLDRVKIKPERVIAFVCGPEIMMRFICRGLMMHGMSQSSLYVSLERRMKCGIAQCGHCQHSGLFVCKDGPVFSYKEVRGLPDGVL
- a CDS encoding 4Fe-4S dicluster domain-containing protein, whose protein sequence is MTGERTFQKFKRLIPKKAFLLWLDSLKKDYKLIGPTKTGRHAVFKEVDSSKELFMEYETTMLSPGKLFLYKPNEELFRFAMNGKITIDEIAPIAEKQIITGVHPCDVNAILYLDRTFLRTFKDPHYEARRKNTLIISLNCARVSENCFCSSVGAGPFLHAAGGYDMLLTNFESEYLVEIKSREAEELFGLEGRGAGQDEMRFKAEKEKSMHGKFKKNINVSGLDNIFAENMEHHIWQQTAEEKCLSCANCVMVCPTCFCYDLRDEMSMDLKTVTRYRCFDACQDMKFAEVHGGNFRQRRAARLRQFVTHKLGQTNQYGVLGTVGCGRCITWCPTGIDLTEITKEIQKFKVKS